A stretch of Zootoca vivipara chromosome 13, rZooViv1.1, whole genome shotgun sequence DNA encodes these proteins:
- the LOC118095460 gene encoding vomeronasal type-2 receptor 26-like, with protein sequence MSEQVTQCKHCIVPKYYQHITALAFAVKEINENHHILPNLTLGFNIYDSHNNAKKTYHATMLLLSTLERFIPNYVCDNQKNLIAVIGGLDAQISINVASLLNNFKVPQLIYGSVPLMDSKSSGRSFYQMVPQESLQYTGILSLFLHFRWTWIGILVMDNENGERFLQTLLPMFSQKGVCSAFISRVPTLTTDSQIHEILDDGTKIYTEVMNSKANVVLFYGESKSMVFLRWIPYFAEYPPNLPRSIVWITTAQMELASQFYQRDWETEIFHGVLSFTVHSNDVPDFKSFVEKRNPSHAKGDGFITGFWQQAFGCEFPNPDVGDVKGDICTENEKLECLSAPFFEMSMSGHSYNIYNAVYAVAYALHGMFSSIFRHRGREGKVGVKHQNKQLWQLQPVSLCNERCHPGFRKKVKDGEPFCCYDCIPCPEGKISGQEALVLWTFMKHHDTPIIKANNRDLTYTLLIALLFCFLCALLFIGQPERVRCLLRQIAFGIIFSVAVSCILAKTITVVLAFMATKPGSRMRKWVGKRMTTFIVASCSLTQAAVCTVWLGFSPPFPDVDMHSMAKEIVLECNEGSVTMFYCVLGYMGFLALVSFTVAFLARKLPDSFNEAKFITFSMLVFCSVWVSFVPTYLSTKGKYMVAVEIFSILASGAGLLGCIFAPKCYIIVLRPELNNREHLIRNKA encoded by the exons ATGTCGGAGCAGGTGACCCAATGCAAACATTG CATTGTGCCTAAGTATTACCAGCACATAACAGCCTTGGCTTTTGCAGTAAAGGAGATCAATGAAAACCATCATATCTTACCCAATCTCACGTTGGGATTCAACATCTATGACAGCCATAACAATGCAAAGAAAACATATCATGCCACAATGCTGCTTCTATCAACTCTGGAAAGATTTATCCCTAACTACGTATGTGACAACCAGAAAAATCTAATAGCTGTCATTGGGGGGCTGGATGCCCAAATTTCCATTAATGTGGCAAGCCTCTTGAATAACTTTAAGGTTCCACAG CTCATATATGGCTCTGTGCCATTGATGGATTCTAAATCCAGTGGACGTTCTTTCTACCAGATGGTTCCCCAGGAATCCCTTCAGTACACAGggattctttctttgtttctgcatttcaggtggacatgGATTGGCATCCTTGTAATGGATAATGAAAATGGTGAAAGATTTCTGCAAACGTTGTTGCCAATGTTTTCCCAGAAAGGTGTCTGCTCTGCCTTCATAAGCAGAGTGCCTACATTAACTACTGACTCCCAAATTCATGAAATACTAGACGATGGGACAAAAATATATACTGAAGTAATGAATAGCAAAGCGAATGTTGTCCTGTTTTATGGAGAATCTAAATCCATGGTGTTTTTGAGATGGATTCCATATTTTGCAGAATATCCACCAAATCTACCCAGAAGTATAGTATGGATAACGACAGCCCAAATGGAACTCGCTTCACAATTTTATCAAAGGGACTGGGAAACAGAAATATTTCATGGTGTCCTCTCCTTCACAGTTCACTCCAATGATGTACCAGATTTCAAATCATTTGTTGAGAAACGAAATCCTTCCCATGCAAAAGGAGATGGTTTTATCACAGGATTCTGGCAACAAGCCTTTGGCTGTGAATTCCCAAATCCAGATGTGGGAGATGTGAAAGGGGATATTTGCACTGAGAATGAGAAATTGGAGTGCCTTTCAGCgccattttttgaaatgagcatgtcAGGACACAGCTACAACATatacaatgctgtctatgctgtTGCCTATGCTTTACATGGTATGTTCTCGTCTATATTCAGACACAGAGGAAGGGAAGGTAAAGTGGGAGTGAAGCATCAGAATAAACAATTGTGGCAG ttGCAGCCTGTTTCTTTATGTAATGAGAGGTGCCATCCTGGCTTTAGGAAGAAAGTGAAGGACGGGGaaccattttgctgctatgattgcatccCATGTCCTGAAGGGAAGATCTCAGGCCAAGAGG CTCTGGTGCTGTGGACATTTATGAAGCACCATGACACACCTATTATCAAGGCAAACAATcgggacctcacctacactctcctcattgcccttctgttctgcttcctttgtgcactGCTATTCATTGGACAGCCAGAGAGGGTGAGATGTCTCCTCCGACAAattgcttttggcatcatcttctcagtagCTGTTTCTTGTATACTGGCAAAAACTATCACAGTTGTTCTGGCTTTTATGGCCACCAAACCTGGATCCAGGATGCGGAAGTGGGTAGGGAAGAGAATGACCACGTTCATTGTGGCTTCCTGCTCCCTTACTCAAGCTGCTGTCTGTACTGTGTGGCTGGGATTCTcacccccattcccagatgttgATATGCACTCAATGGCTAAGGAAATTGTTCTAGAATGTAATGAGGGATCTGTGactatgttttactgtgtcctgggctacatgggcttcttGGCTCTTGTCAGCTTCACTGTGGCTTTCCTTGCcaggaagttacctgacagtttcaacgaagccaagttcatcactttcagcatgctggtcttttgcagtgtttgggtatcTTTTGTTCCAACCTACCTCAGTAccaagggaaaatacatggtCGCTGTGGAAATCTTTTCTATCTTAGCCTCCGGTGCTGGtctgctgggttgcatctttgCCCCAAAATGCTACATAATTGTGCTgcggcctgagctgaacaacaggGAACATCTAATAAGAAATAAGGCTTGA